A part of Drosophila ananassae strain 14024-0371.13 chromosome 2R, ASM1763931v2, whole genome shotgun sequence genomic DNA contains:
- the LOC6506577 gene encoding coiled-coil domain-containing protein 22 homolog, whose product MDEVDKIIMHQLNQVDPGIDPTEELSEFTPEQVVRAVSGCLSEIRPELELPRSLPGGAMAQRFGVASSLAEGCKECGYRGDIGYQTFLYPNAVELRRLLMYLIEQLPRERLEKEEGTGKQQSLSHRELLQRRIRKELTTQLKTPWVPQFARSVGNRKSMGCSSLCIEFRPHVNLSVPSADPEKRTKEEQQYFDQLAPNLFQQTASSSVDLIASVLHKNELDRWGRELQDSDLLFVDSEEPTPILNPSKSHPEKSSSDVEDVDPTQELSNQVQELQIQCETLLAERKSHAAALSALKLRESKAAEEINRIQPLLKAHERASLVLADPEENIAKLEALLKSTQAKRQTLTQQWQEYRKPLLENLETLKSAKEAQHVQGIRSNIEQLEKELQEKTQLHNELNAALRNSSQSLAPRKEYTRRIHEFIGNIRKQRADIFKVLDDTRQLQKQLNVVGAQLQRQFNYTDDLLFQSAKHDLHAKRAYKLLAQLHSNCSELVECVSLTGNVTKQIRELEVQIDAEKLKNVLTSLQQITGDIQKFEQHIQELQAQIQAVEQANRGS is encoded by the coding sequence ATGGACGAAgtggacaaaataattatgCACCAGCTGAACCAGGTGGACCCCGGCATCGATCCCACGGAGGAGTTATCGGAGTTTACCCCGGAACAGGTGGTTCGTGCAGTTTCCGGCTGCCTGTCCGAGATTCGTCCAGAACTGGAGCTGCCCCGTTCTTTGCCTGGAGGAGCCATGGCCCAGCGGTTCGGAGTAGCCAGCTCCCTGGCGGAGGGCTGCAAGGAATGTGGCTACAGGGGCGACATCGGCTACCAGACATTCCTTTATCCCAATGCCGTAGAGCTGCGACGGTTGCTGATGTATCTGATTGAGCAACTGCCTCGCGAGCGCCTGGAAAAAGAGGAGGGAACCGGGAAACAGCAATCCCTCAGCCACCGTGAGCTGCTGCAGCGTCGCATCCGCAAGGAGCTGACTACCCAGTTGAAGACACCCTGGGTGCCGCAATTCGCCCGGTCCGTGGGAAACAGAAAGTCCATGGGTTGCAGCAGCCTTTGCATTGAATTCCGGCCACACGTAAATCTCAGTGTTCCGTCCGCCGATCCCGAGAAGCGGAccaaggaggagcagcaataCTTCGACCAGCTGGCACCGAATCTCTTCCAGCAGACTGCCTCCAGCTCGGTGGATCTCATCGCTTCGGTGCTGCACAAAAACGAACTGGATCGGTGGGGTCGTGAATTGCAGGACTCGGATCTTTTGTTTGTGGATAGTGAAGAGCCCACGCCCATACTGAATCCCAGTAAGAGCCATCCAGAGAAATCTTCTAGCGACGTGGAGGATGTTGACCCTACCCAGGAGCTGAGCAATCAAGTCCAAGAGCTTCAAATACAATGCGAAACCCTGTTGGCGGAGCGCAAGTCTCATGCAGCTGCCTTGAGTGCCCTTAAGCTTCGGGAGAGTAAGGCTGCCGAGGAAATAAACCGCATCCAACCTCTGCTAAAAGCCCACGAACGGGCCTCTTTGGTTTTGGCGGATCCCGAGGAGAACATCGCCAAACTGGAGGCCTTACTCAAGTCCACTCAGGCGAAAAGACAAACACTCACTCAGCAGTGGCAGGAATATAGGAAGCCGCTTCTGGAAAACCTCGAGACTCTGAAGTCCGCCAAGGAAGCCCAGCATGTCCAGGGCATCCGCAGCAATATAGAACAGTTGGAAAAGGAGCTCCAAGAAAAGACTCAGCTGCACAACGAACTCAATGCCGCCCTCAGAAACTCCAGCCAATCTCTTGCGCCTCGCAAGGAATACACTCGCAGGATACACGAATTTATTGGCAACATCCGGAAGCAGAGAGCGGATATCTTCAAAGTTCTCGACGATACGCGACAGCTTCAGAAACAACTGAATGTGGTGGGAGCCCAGCTGCAGCGACAGTTCAATTATACGGACGACCTGCTCTTCCAGAGCGCCAAGCACGATCTCCATGCCAAGAGGGCCTACAAACTGCTGGCCCAGCTGCATTCCAATTGCAGTGAGCTGGTGGAATGTGTTTCGCTCACCGGGAATGTCACCAAGCAGATTCGGGAGCTGGAAGTCCAAATCGATGCGGAGAAGCTGAAGAATGTGCTGACCAGCCTTCAGCAGATTACGGGCGACATCCAGAAGTTCGAGCAGCACATCCAAGAGCTTCAGGCCCAGATCCAGGCCGTGGAGCAGGCGAACCGCGGTAGTTAG
- the LOC6506576 gene encoding uncharacterized protein LOC6506576 isoform X2 encodes MCFVVDSCKFYADRSPRLFVAIAHPFAIAIVIGCTMFLVLTEMLFVVPTMFGAESLAYKIYWMLAVYISYNIFANLLAVYCTDTSVDGLTQEQRSPKPEEARLWHRCDLCKMLVPILALQTVPMLHS; translated from the exons ATGTGTTTTGTGGTGGACTCTTGTAAATTTTATGCGGATCGGTCTCCCAGACTCTTCGTGGCCATAGCCCATCCGTTTGCAATCGCCATAGTCATTGGGTGCACCATGTTTCTGGTTTTAACGGAAATGCTATTTGTGGTGCCCACCATGTTCGGAGCTGAGAGCCTGGCCTACAAGATCTACTGGATGCTGGCCGTGTACATAAGCTACAATATCTTTGCGAACCTTTTGGCCGTCTATTGCACAGATACTTCCGTGGATGGTCTGACGCAGGAGCAGAGATCTCCGAAGCCAGAAGAGGCGAGATTGTGGCATCGCTGTGACTTGTGCAAGATGCTGGTCCCG ATCCTGGCACTGCAAACTGTGCCGATGCTGCATTCTTAG
- the LOC6506576 gene encoding probable palmitoyltransferase ZDHHC24 isoform X1: MCFVVDSCKFYADRSPRLFVAIAHPFAIAIVIGCTMFLVLTEMLFVVPTMFGAESLAYKIYWMLAVYISYNIFANLLAVYCTDTSVDGLTQEQRSPKPEEARLWHRCDLCKMLVPPRSWHCKLCRCCILRRDHHCIFTATCVGLKNQRYFFWFNFYMTLGTAIALATNYFYLFTENNSLAFLQVRFTLNIFMAIDYGLDWDNWSIWMDLIVLINVFAFVAPVIMLGYQVALILANATFHKSSESVYNLGVLENIRIILGKRWYWTFLSPVVQSPLPLDGTRWKTKTLPTKLL, translated from the exons ATGTGTTTTGTGGTGGACTCTTGTAAATTTTATGCGGATCGGTCTCCCAGACTCTTCGTGGCCATAGCCCATCCGTTTGCAATCGCCATAGTCATTGGGTGCACCATGTTTCTGGTTTTAACGGAAATGCTATTTGTGGTGCCCACCATGTTCGGAGCTGAGAGCCTGGCCTACAAGATCTACTGGATGCTGGCCGTGTACATAAGCTACAATATCTTTGCGAACCTTTTGGCCGTCTATTGCACAGATACTTCCGTGGATGGTCTGACGCAGGAGCAGAGATCTCCGAAGCCAGAAGAGGCGAGATTGTGGCATCGCTGTGACTTGTGCAAGATGCTGGTCCCG CCCAGATCCTGGCACTGCAAACTGTGCCGATGCTGCATTCTTAGGCGAGACCATCACTGCATCTTCACCGCCACCTGTGTCGGATTGAAGAACCAAAGGTACTTCTTCTGGTTCAACTTCTACATGACATTGGGCACTGCCATAGCATTGGCAACTAATTATTTCTACCTTTTCACGGAGAACAACTCTTTAGCCTTCCTGCAAGTTAGGTTTACGTTGAATATATTCATGGCCATTGATTATGGACTGGATTGGGATAACTGGAGCATCTGGATGGACTTGATAGTCCTGATTAATGTTTTCGCTTTTGTGGCGCCAGTTATAATGTTGGGTTACCAAGTCGCGTTGATTCTCGCAAATGCTACTTTTCACAAAAGTTCCGAAAGTGTTTACAATCTGGGCGTTTTGGAAAACATAAGGATAATATTGGGAAAACGATGGTATTGGACTTTTTTGTCTCCTGTCGTCCAAAGTCCTTTGCCATTAGACGGAACCCGTTGGAAAACTAAGACCTTACCCACCAAActcttataa
- the LOC6506575 gene encoding probable protein S-acyltransferase 12, which translates to MSLQYTPQYKSIQNYIYFIIMCFLVPFFKRYLNRNPRRFVFLTHVPSVALVLAGTKFFLFAEMLYVVPQIISTGSVIYFLLWLLSLFIAYNIIANLLAAHFTDTSVGSLPKERQNPKPHEEHMWHFCYKCKKMVPPRSWHCKLCNVCILKRDHHCILTASCIGHNNHRYFFWFTFYLAFGSFLVMVTNFTAIVVNKRSFLNYYARAFVHPEFLLPKKTPVKSLENIEHLDNFLDLLYFLSVLVAAATGGGFVCQLMTTYIKGDFMPKYKRQYHLGTRKTFQLVLGKRGFWTFLAPNLKSTLQHDGTIWKTNLDSKVMESEV; encoded by the exons ATGTCACTACAATACACCCCACAGTACAAGTCTATACAAAACTACATATATTTTATCATAATGTGTTTTTTGGTGCCCTTTTTTAAAAGATATCTAAATCGAAATCCTCGGAGATTCGTGTTTTTAACCCACGTGCCATCCGTCGCTCTTGTCCTGGCAGGAACCAAGTTTTTCCTTTTCGCGGAAATGCTCTACGTGGTACCCCAGATCATCAGCACTGGAAGTGTGATTTACTTCCTACTCTGGTTGTTGAGCCTTTTTATTGCCTACAACATCATTGCCAATTTGTTGGCTGCCCATTTCACGGACACCTCGGTGGGGAGTCTCCCCAAGGAGCGACAGAATCCCAAACCCCATGAGGAGCATATGTGGCACTTCTGTTACAAATGCAAGAAGATGGTGCCG CCTAGGAGCTGGCACTGCAAGCTTTGTAATGTCTGTATCCTGAAACGAGATCACCACTGCATCCTAACAGCATCCTGCATCGGACACAACAATCATAGGTACTTTTTCTGGTTCACCTTCTACCTGGCCTTTGGCAGTTTCTTGGTGATGGTCACCAACTTCACCGCCATTGTGGTGAACAAAAGGTCCTTTCTTAACTATTATGCAAGGGCTTTCGTCCACCCCGAGTTCCTGCTTCCAAAGAAGACTCCTGTTAAGAGCCTAGAAAACATAGAACACTTGGACAACTTCCTGGATTTGCTTTACTTCTTGAGCGTACTGGTTGCGGCGGCCACGGGCGGTGGTTTCGTGTGCCAACTCATGACCACATATATAAAGGGTGACTTTATGCCCAAGTATAAGCGCCAATACCATCTGGGAACTCGGAAAACCTTCCAGCTTGTTTTGGGAAAGCGCGGGTTCTGGACTTTTTTGGCGCCCAACCTGAAGAGTACTTTGCAACATGATGGAACTATTTGGAAAACAAATCTCGATTCTAAAGTTATGGAGTCTGAAGTTTAG